Below is a window of Lacrimispora xylanolytica DNA.
GTTAAAGTTGTTTTACCGTGGTCAACGTGACCAATGGTACCGATGTTACAATGGGTTTTGTTTCTTTCAAACTTAGCTTTAGCCATTTTATAACGTCCTCCTTAATTTACGCTCTCTTTCGAGCTTTGTTTATATATGTTAGGCTGTTTTTTATTATATGCTATTTGTGCACTATTTTCAAGCCTATTTGACGGGTTCCAGGCCGCCGTGACAGCCTGAAACCCAGTGGAACCAGTTAGGAATTATTTGCCCTTTTTATCTGCAAGAACTTTTTCCTGTACACTCTTTGGAACCGGCTCATATTTCTCAAAGAACATTGAGAAGTTACCGCGTCCCTGTGTTCTGGAACGTAAGTCTGTGGAATAACCGAACATCTCAGAAAGTGGTACGAATGCTTTAACCATCTTTCCGCCGCCGATGTCTTCCATACCTTCGATACGGCCACGACGGGAGTTGATATCACCGATAACATCACCCATGTAGTCCTCAGGCATAGTTACTTCAACCTTCATGATTGGCTCAAGAAGAATGGAGCCGCCCTTGTTCATCGCATCCTTAAACGCCATAGAACCGGCAATGTGGAATGCCATTTCACTGGAATCGACTTCATGGTAAGATCCGTCGTATACAGTAGCCTTAACACCAACTACCGGGAATCCACCAAGAACACCAGACTTAGTTGCCTCTTCGATACCTTCGCCGACAGCTGGGATATATTCTTTAGGAATAGATCCACCAACTACGGTAGACTCGAACTTGAACAGTTCTTCGCCATTGGCATCCATTGGCTCAAAGCGAACCTTACAGTGTCCGTACTGACCACGTCCACCAGACTGCTTTGCATACTTACTATCAACCTCAACGGTCTTAGTAAAGGTTTCCTTGTAAGCTACCTGAGGAGCACCTACGTTTGCTTCTACGTTGAACTCACGAAGCAAACGGTCTACGATGATCTCAAGATGAAGCTCACCCATACCGGAAATGATAACCTGGCCAGTTTCCTGGTTGGTCTTTGCACGGAAGGTAGGATCTTCTTCTGCAAGCTTAGCTAACGCCTCGCCCATCTTGCCCTGACCAGCTTTGGTCTTAGGCTCGATAGCGATATCGATAACTGGCTCTGGGAATTCCATGGACTCAAGAATTACCGGATGCTGCTCGTCACAGATAGTATCACCTGTTGTTGTTACCTTGAAACCAACAGCTGCAGCGATATCACCGGAGTACACTTTGTCTAACTCAGATCTCTTGTTGGCATGCATCTGAAGGATACGGCCTACACGCTCTTTTTTACCTTTTGTTGCATTTAATACATAAGAACCGGAGTTCATGATACCGGAGTAAACACGGAAGAATGCCAGCTTACCAACGAATGGGTCTGTCATAATCTTAAATGCAAGAGCGGAGAAAGGTTCGTCATCAGAGGAATGTCTCTCGATCTCATTGCCGTCTAAATCAACACCCTTAATAGAAGCGATGTCAGTTGGAGCCGGCATATATTCAAGAATCGCATCAAGGAGTCTCTGTACGCCTTTGTTTCTGTATGCGCTACCGCAGCATACAGGAATAGCGGTACAGTTACAAGTTGCTTTTCTTAAAGCTTTCTTTAATTCTGCTGTGGATGGCTCTTCCCCTTCCAGGTATGCCATCATTAAGTCATCATCTAACTCGCAGATTTTTTCTACTAACTCAGCATGGTAAAGCTCGGCATCGTCTTTCATATCCTCTGGGATTTCAACGATATCGATATCATCACCCTTGTCGTCGTTGTAGATATATGCTCTCATCTCGAACAGATCGATGATTCCTTTGAATTCATCTTCTGCGCCGATAGGGAGCTGGATGCAGATAGCGTTCTTACCAAGACGAGTCTTGATCTGCTCTACTGCTCCAAAGAAGTTTGCACCCATGATATCCATCTTGTTGATGAATGCCATACGGGGTACGTTGTAGGTGTCAGCCTGACGCCATACATTTTCGGACTGTGGCTCAACGCCTCCCTTTGCACAGAAAACGCCAACAGCGCCATCAAGTACACGTAAGGAACGTTCTACCTCTACGGTAAAGTCAACGTGTCCTGGAGTATCAATGATGTTGATACGGTGTTCCGGAGCGCCTGGCTTTACTTTGTTGTTCTCATGCATCGTCCAGTGACAAGTAGTAGCAGCAGAAGTAATTGTGATACCTCTTTCCTGCTCCTGCTCCATCCAGTCCATGGTAGCAGTTCCTTCATGTGTGTCACCGATTTTGTAATTTACACCAGTGTAATAGAGGATACGCTCAGTCAATGTAGTTTTACCTGCATCGATATGGGCCATGATACCAATATTTCTGGTTGCTTCCAATGGATATTCTCTTCCAGCCAAAGCTTATTCCTCCTAATTAGAATCTGTAATGAGCAAATGCCTTGTTAGCGTCAGCCATCTTATGCATATCTTCTTTTTTCTTAACGGCTGCACCGGTGTTATTAGCGGCATCTAAAAGCTCATTAGCAAGTCTTTCCTCCTGAGTCTTCTCGCCTCTCTTACGAGAGTACAGAGTAATCCATCTCAGGGCTAATGCCTGTCTTCTCTCCGGTTTAACTTCGATCGGTACCTGATATGTGGCACCACCGATACGTTTTGCCTTTACTTCAAGTACTGGCATAATGTTGTTCATAGCTTCTTCGAATACTTCAACAGCTGGCTTGCCTGTCTTTTCTTCCATACGGCCGAATGCGCCGTAAACGATCTTCTGAGCAACACCTCTCTTACCATCATACATAATGTTGTTGATCAACTTTGTAACAACCTTATTGTTGTATAATGGATCTGCTAATACGTCTCTTTTTTGAGTATGTCCTTTACGTGGCACGTTACTTCCCTCCTTAATATGGCTGGATCTCCTTACTGGATTGTCCAGCTATTCATTAGATCCTAGGTACTCACAAACATTCAAGTTGCGTTCGCGCTCGGTTTCTATATATAATCCTGCAACCTACAGGTTCAATATCTAAAGTCCGGCACTAGAAATTCAAATGTGTGGTTCTAATTATTTTTTGTCTTTCGGTCTCTTCGCACCGTATTTGGAACGAGCCTGTTTTCTGTTAGCTACGCCTGCAGTATCCAGGGTACCTCTAACGATATGATATCTGGTACCTGGTAAGTCTTTTACTCTACCGCCACGAATTAAAACAACGCTATGCTCCTGTAAGTTATGACCCTCACCTGGGATATAGCTTGTTACTTCGATACCGTTAGAAAGACGAACTCTGGCGATCTTTCTAAGAGCTGAGTTAGGCTTTTTAGGTGTAGCAGTTTTAACTGCGGTACAAACGCCTCTCTTCTGGGGAGCGGAAATATCAGTAGCCTTCTTCTGTAAAGAGTTGTAACCCTTCTGAAGAGCGGGTGCTGTAGATTTCTTTTCGCTTGTCTGTCTTCCCTTTCTTACTAACTGGTTAAATGTGGGCATTCCATTCACCTCCTGTGATATTGTCTGTGGTTGCTGTTATCTTCAGCTTAATTTACGCACAAAAACATGACGCGTTTATGCACGCCTAATTATTATATACATATAGTTTTTTTTTGTCAAGGTTTTCTTTTTCGTGAAATACAGGCCAAAAACAAGGCTGCAGCAAAGGTTTCTGCCGCAGCCATATCAATTTTATTTTATTGATCTTTCAATTCTTTCAGCTTTTCGTTGATCACGCCATCCATTTCCTCCGCGTACTGATCTACCGTCAGCTTACCTGCCAATACATCCACCAGCTTATCACGAAGATCTCCCTGTACCCCTCCGGTCAGTGCCTGGTATCCCCACTCTGCTCCAGGACGGGTAGATGTAGCAGCCAGCTCTTTGGAAAAAATATCAAAAAATTCTTTGCCGTATGCATAGTTCAAGCTTTCATTTCCCTTTACCTGAGATAAGTAGCTGTTCTCCTCGCAGTACCTTGCATTGTTTTCCGGCTTAGAGATCCATTCAATAAATTCTGCTGCTTCTTTTTCTACTCCGGTATTCTGGAATGCTGCCAGGTACTTTCCTCCTGGTACGGATGAGCGTGTGGCTTCTTTTGGTAAGTAAGTAACTCCCCACTCAAAATCAGTGATCTGATCTTTATAATTAGCAATCATCCAGCTTCCGGAAAAATGCATGGCAACCTGTCCGGTGCGGAATAGGTTGTTGGGATTTTCTGATCCAAGCCACACAGAAGAAGGGATAATGCCTTCATCGTTTAAATCCTTAAAGAACTGTATGGCATGTTTGTTTTCCGCCGTATTAAAATCGCTCTCATTCAGCTCAGGATTTAAAAGGCCGCCGCCTGACTGATAAAGAAGGGTGGTAAATCTTTGAGGAGACTTATCATAAACGAGGCCGTATTTGCAGCCGCCCTTTTCCATTACGGTTTTCATGGCTTCCTTCCACTCTTCCCAGGTCCATACCTCGTCCTCAGATTGAGGAACAGAAACGCCTGCCTTATCAAAGGCTGTTTTATTATAAATGAGTCCGTTGGCAGTTACATCCATAGGCGCTGCCAGAACCTTATCATCAAAGACGAATTTAAGCCCTTCCCCAAAGCTGTTTACAAATTCATCTTTATTGGATACGTACTCTCCGAGATCCACAAGCTGATTTTGGAACGGTCCTAAATTAGTAAGCCTTGCAATGGCAGGCGCTTCCTTTCCATTGATCATATTTTTGATCTTGCTCTCTAAATCAGAATACGGAACCTCAATCAGATTGATCTTGATGTCCGGATGCTCCTTCATGTATCCGTCCGCCAGCTTTAGAAAGGATTCCCCTTCTTTTCCGTCGCTGAACCATACCACATCAAGCTTCTTTTCTTTGCTGTCCGCCTGTTTTCCCCCGCCGGAACAACCCACAAGGGTCGAAAGCGCCAGCATCCCCATAAGCAACCATGATACTGTTTTTTTCATAAATACCTCTCCTTTTTAGTTGGTAACCTCATTTTATCATTCGCCTCACAGAAAAAATTTCATATATCAGACAGGAAATCATTCTTTTTTGCTCTTTTTTGACTGGGCATATTTTTTTGGTGTAATCCCCGTCATTTTCTTAAATACAGCAATAAAATGGCTGTCACTGTTATAGGAAAGCTTTACCGCCACATCCGTGACTGAGTGCCCTTCCTTTAATAGTGCTTTCGCTGCAATGATCTTTTGATTGGCCACATACTGGGTCAAAGTAAAACCTGTCTCCTTTTTGAAATAATGGCTTAAATAATACCGGTTCATATAAAATCTGCGTGAGATTTCATGAAGATCCAGCCGTTCTTCCACATGAGACGCAATGTACTTTTTTAACTGCTCGATTCTTTCCCGGTAAAGCACCGGGTCCTTAAACTCCTGATCTTCATAGGTGGAATCAAAGCCCAGGGTCGTTTTATGCTTTTCCTTTTCCATAAAGAACTGATACATTTCATTGACAGAAACCATGAGTTCCAGAATGGACAGCTTGATTCTCACACTGTTTTCAATGCTGCCTCTGTTTTCGGAATGAATGTTCTGCTCTATTTTTTCAAACAGCTTTTCCACCTTTAAAAGATTCTCTCCGCTTACATGAAGGCGATGGAGAAATGGATCAGGGCGATGTTCGAAAAACATGGTGAAATCATAATGGAATGCTTCCTCTAAGTGTAACAAAAGCTCAGGCTCGAACATGAGAACATATCGGTGATACGTCTTTCCTTCTCCGCCGCTGGTGCGGTGATACTCTTTGTTATTAATCAGAAACAGATCCCCTGATCTGGCATGGTAGGTGCGATTGCCGATCTCCATCAAAGCTCCGTCTGTGAGAAACAATATGATTTCATACTGGTTGTGAAAATGGAACCCCTGCATGGCCCAATTTTCAGAGCCTCCATGAAAATAATATAGTGAGTCAAATTCTTCAAAAAATACGCGTTCTTTCATCTTCACAACCAGTCCTTTCTAATGCCAGTAAGGAAGCATTGCTTCTTGCAGTACCAAAATCATAAGCGCCTGTCCATAGGTCATGGGACAGCATGGAATCGTTTTGTAGAACTCACCGTCTAAACCAAT
It encodes the following:
- the fusA gene encoding elongation factor G; its protein translation is MAGREYPLEATRNIGIMAHIDAGKTTLTERILYYTGVNYKIGDTHEGTATMDWMEQEQERGITITSAATTCHWTMHENNKVKPGAPEHRINIIDTPGHVDFTVEVERSLRVLDGAVGVFCAKGGVEPQSENVWRQADTYNVPRMAFINKMDIMGANFFGAVEQIKTRLGKNAICIQLPIGAEDEFKGIIDLFEMRAYIYNDDKGDDIDIVEIPEDMKDDAELYHAELVEKICELDDDLMMAYLEGEEPSTAELKKALRKATCNCTAIPVCCGSAYRNKGVQRLLDAILEYMPAPTDIASIKGVDLDGNEIERHSSDDEPFSALAFKIMTDPFVGKLAFFRVYSGIMNSGSYVLNATKGKKERVGRILQMHANKRSELDKVYSGDIAAAVGFKVTTTGDTICDEQHPVILESMEFPEPVIDIAIEPKTKAGQGKMGEALAKLAEEDPTFRAKTNQETGQVIISGMGELHLEIIVDRLLREFNVEANVGAPQVAYKETFTKTVEVDSKYAKQSGGRGQYGHCKVRFEPMDANGEELFKFESTVVGGSIPKEYIPAVGEGIEEATKSGVLGGFPVVGVKATVYDGSYHEVDSSEMAFHIAGSMAFKDAMNKGGSILLEPIMKVEVTMPEDYMGDVIGDINSRRGRIEGMEDIGGGKMVKAFVPLSEMFGYSTDLRSRTQGRGNFSMFFEKYEPVPKSVQEKVLADKKGK
- the rpsL gene encoding 30S ribosomal protein S12, with protein sequence MPTFNQLVRKGRQTSEKKSTAPALQKGYNSLQKKATDISAPQKRGVCTAVKTATPKKPNSALRKIARVRLSNGIEVTSYIPGEGHNLQEHSVVLIRGGRVKDLPGTRYHIVRGTLDTAGVANRKQARSKYGAKRPKDKK
- a CDS encoding ABC transporter substrate-binding protein, which produces MKKTVSWLLMGMLALSTLVGCSGGGKQADSKEKKLDVVWFSDGKEGESFLKLADGYMKEHPDIKINLIEVPYSDLESKIKNMINGKEAPAIARLTNLGPFQNQLVDLGEYVSNKDEFVNSFGEGLKFVFDDKVLAAPMDVTANGLIYNKTAFDKAGVSVPQSEDEVWTWEEWKEAMKTVMEKGGCKYGLVYDKSPQRFTTLLYQSGGGLLNPELNESDFNTAENKHAIQFFKDLNDEGIIPSSVWLGSENPNNLFRTGQVAMHFSGSWMIANYKDQITDFEWGVTYLPKEATRSSVPGGKYLAAFQNTGVEKEAAEFIEWISKPENNARYCEENSYLSQVKGNESLNYAYGKEFFDIFSKELAATSTRPGAEWGYQALTGGVQGDLRDKLVDVLAGKLTVDQYAEEMDGVINEKLKELKDQ
- the rpsG gene encoding 30S ribosomal protein S7, with the protein product MPRKGHTQKRDVLADPLYNNKVVTKLINNIMYDGKRGVAQKIVYGAFGRMEEKTGKPAVEVFEEAMNNIMPVLEVKAKRIGGATYQVPIEVKPERRQALALRWITLYSRKRGEKTQEERLANELLDAANNTGAAVKKKEDMHKMADANKAFAHYRF
- a CDS encoding AraC family transcriptional regulator, which translates into the protein MKERVFFEEFDSLYYFHGGSENWAMQGFHFHNQYEIILFLTDGALMEIGNRTYHARSGDLFLINNKEYHRTSGGEGKTYHRYVLMFEPELLLHLEEAFHYDFTMFFEHRPDPFLHRLHVSGENLLKVEKLFEKIEQNIHSENRGSIENSVRIKLSILELMVSVNEMYQFFMEKEKHKTTLGFDSTYEDQEFKDPVLYRERIEQLKKYIASHVEERLDLHEISRRFYMNRYYLSHYFKKETGFTLTQYVANQKIIAAKALLKEGHSVTDVAVKLSYNSDSHFIAVFKKMTGITPKKYAQSKKSKKE